In the genome of Amaranthus tricolor cultivar Red isolate AtriRed21 chromosome 15, ASM2621246v1, whole genome shotgun sequence, one region contains:
- the LOC130800994 gene encoding uncharacterized mitochondrial protein AtMg00810-like, producing MHQSLAFRDPTRPDHHSDNSLFVYCHGSDIAYLLLYVDDIILTTSSDSLRESLMSKLSSEFAMKVLGPLNYFLGIAVNRTSTGLFLSQQRYASEILEKAGMSQCNPVATSGKLCANAGSSCDDPTLYRSLAGALQYLTFTRPDISYAVQQVFLYMHDPRIEHMAAIHRILRYVKGILHYGLHLYRSNISTLLSYTDADWGGCPNTRRSTSGYCVFLGDNLIFRFAKRQPTISKSSAEAEYRGVANVVSETYWIRNLLLELHCPITTATLVYCDNVSAVYLAGNPVHHQRTKHIEIDIHFVREKVKRGDVWVLHVPSR from the exons ATGCATCAGTCTCTGGCTTTTCGTGATCCTACTCGtcctgatcat CATTCTGATAATTCCCtttttgtttattgtcatggcTCTGATATTGCTTATCTGCTATTATATGTGGACGATATTATTCTTACAACTTCTTCTGATTCACTCCGTGAGTCCCTTATgtccaaacttagctctgaGTTTGCCATGAAGGTTTTGGGtcctcttaattatttcttgGGTATTGCTGTTAATCGTACTTCTACGGGCCTCTTTCTTTCTCAACAACGGTATGCCTCTGAAATTCTTGAAAAAGCTGGCATGTCTCAATGTAATCCTGTTGCTACCTCCGGCAAACTTTGTGCTAATGCTGGTTCTTCTTGTGATGATCCTACCTTGTATCGTAGCCTAGCTGGTGCTTTGCAGTATCTTACTTTCACCCGCCCAGATATTTCATATGCTGTTCAGCAAGTTTTCCTTTATATGCATGATCCTCGCattgaacatatggctgctaTTCACCGCATTCTTCGCTATGTCAAGGGTATTCTTCACTATGGTCTGCATTTATATCGTTCTAATATTTCGACTCTTTTGTCCTATaccgatgctgattggggtggttGTCCTAACACTCGCCGCTCCACTTCTGGTTACTGTGTTTTTCTGggtgataatttaattttccGGTTCGCTAAACGACAACCTACTATTTCCAAGTCtagtgctgaagctgaatatcgtggtgttgctaatgttgtttctgaaactTACTGGATTCGCAATTTACTTCTTGAGCTGCACTGTCCTATTACCACAGCTACCCTTGTCTATTGCGACAATGTTAGTGCCGTCTATTTAGCTGGTAATCCAGTCCATCATCAGcgcactaagcatattgagatcgacattcactttgttcgtgaaaaAGTTAAACGTGGTGATGTTTGGGTACTTCATGTTCCATCTCGTTGA